From one Colletotrichum destructivum chromosome 3, complete sequence genomic stretch:
- a CDS encoding Putative multicopper oxidase, second cupredoxin domain-containing protein, translating into MQLSIDIIKTTRRGSVSSDGQQPRNLQYRLPPTVPASRRTRWLAAGLLVTIVSLGWWLHYPTTHHFESFLSKGVRHDNPPPVQVVRRYNITVGARWMNLDGGFWRGIFVCNGETPCPTLFAQEGDIVELNVHNDLFGQVSIHWSGMNHRRFGFWNDGTGGLNQYGLLQRGNFTSRYDTTGHWGLNWYADHTGIGIMDGAHGLSYIAPSPSRPRPYHLITSSPTELALIQEAERDVQHMLVWNYYRRDANWRVLEMKSEGTNLNCYDSILVNSKGRRHCRHPDYPTLNGKRLDESGCVLEQGNDGVECTPTEADYEVIETHGRPWIMLNVLNIGFEHAIQFSIDDHKLWIVANDGGFVEPQLVDVLYITNGARYTVLVKLDQEGDDYAMRLVSTSTHQNLHGYSILRYPALRYPLHGAPMEIHNPPSGSPPCINPDGSINPSCNTTTPASLAPYPPSFPPCSNKTLHFRIAQQPSRYEEHVTECFLNQRPWQLYHAQMAPLLFIDNVTAVEPPVVGDLPWGTTVDVIVQNTVDDTMPLYKHGDPMFLLGSKPNATWEWGTVREAIAAGVEGLNLKDPALQLVHDVPPLGWAVVRWEIRVRGATMLHSNKFKYYAMGMSAPLLEGMDSSMQNEIPEHAKSMPHVEFTPKNDGVFG; encoded by the exons ATGCAGCTTTCAATAGATATTATCAAGACAACAAGACGAGGTAGCGTCAGCAGTGATGGGCAGCAACCCAGAAACTTGCAATACAGGCTTCCTCCCACAGTCCCAGCTTCACGCCGAACTCggtggctggctgctggGCTGCTTGTAACCATTGTTTCTTTGGGCTGGTGGCTTCACTACCCAACAACGCACCATTTTGAAAGTTTCTTGAGTAAAGGAGTCAGACACGATAACCCACCTCCGGTCCAGGTAGTCAGACGCTACAACATCACCGTGGGGGCTAGGTGGATGAATCTAG ATGGGGGTTTTTGGAGAGGTATCTTTGTATGCAATGGGGAAACCCCGTGTCCGACTCTGTTTGCACAAGAAGGAGACATCGTGGAGCTGAACGTCCACAACGATCTTTTTGGCCAGGTATCGATCCACTGGTCTGGCATGAATCACCGAAG ATTCGGGTTTTGGAACGACGGTACCGGAGGTCTGAATCAA TATGGGCTTCTTCAAAGAGGCAACTTTACATCTCGATATGATACAACAGGACATTGGGGTCTGAACTGGTATGCCGACCACACTGGTATCGGGATCATGGACGGCGCCCATGGACTGTCCTACATTGCGCCGTCACCCTCACGCCCCCGGCCGTACCACCTTATTACCTCTTCACCCACTGAACTGGCTTTGATTCAAGAGGCAGAGCGTGATGTCCAGCATATGTTGGTCTGGAACTATTACCGTCGCGACGCCAACTGGCGTGTCCTTGAGATGAAGAGTGAAGGAACCAACCTCAACTGCTATGACTCCATACTTGTCAATTCGAAAGGCCGACGGCACTGCCGTCATCCCGACTACCCGACACTGAACGGAAAGAGACTAGATGAGTCAGGGTGTGTGTTGGAGCAAGGGAATGATGGTGTCGAATGCACTCCTACGGAGGCAGATTATGAG GTTATTGAAACTCATGGGAGGCCGTGGATCATGCTCAATGTCTTGAACATCGGCTTCGAGCACGCAATCCAGTTCAGCATCGATGACCACAAGTTATGGATCGTTGCAAacgacggcggcttcgtggagccgcagctcgtcgatgtTCTTTACATCACCAACGGGGCCCGCTACACCGTCTTGGTCAAGCTCGACCAGGAGGGTGACGACTATGCAATGCGTTTGGTGTCGACAAGCACACATCAGAATCTCCACGGGTACTCCATCTTAAGATACCCA GCCCTACGCTACCCTCTGCACGGAGCCCCTATGGAAATCCATAATCCTCCCAGCGGCTCACCGCCCTGCATCAATCCGGATGGATCCATCAATCCCTCGTGCAACACGACGACGCCAGCATCTCTGGCGCCATATCCCCCATCATTTCCCCCTTGTTCGAACAAAACCCTTCACTTCCGGATCGCCCAACAGCCGTCACGGTATGAGGAACACGTCACCGAGTGCTTCCTAAACCAGAGACCGTGGCAGCTCTACCACGCACAAATGGCCCCTCTCCTGTTCATCGACAACGTGACGGCCGTCGAGCCTCCTGTTGTGGGCGATCTGCCCTGGGGCACCACCGTCGACGTGATCGTTCAAAACACAGTGGATGACACCATGCCGCTCTACAAACACGGGGATCCCATGTTTCTCCTTGGCTCGAAACCCAATGCCACTTGGGAATGGGGCACGGTTAGGGAGGctatcgccgccggcgtcgaggggctCAACTTAAAGGACCCTGCCCTACAACTTGTCCACGACGTGCCGCCCCTGGGCTGGGCAGTGGTACGGTGGGAGATCCGTGTCCGGGGTGCCACCATGTTGCACTCCAACAAGTTCAAGTACTACGCG ATGGGGATGTCAGCACCCTTGCTCGAAGGCATGGATAGTAGCATGCAGAACGAAATACCTGAGCACGCGAAGAGTATGCCACATGTCGAGTTTACTCCCAAAAATGATGGAGTCTTTGGTTAG
- a CDS encoding Putative glycoside hydrolase superfamily, producing MYFKIKSVIAAGLATTTLAQVQQGFNYGATNEDGSCRGYDDFRSYFETAKGLAGAGSFTSARLYTSIQCGTVNDPISAYQAAIDTDTSILVGLWASAGRGVYENELNSLLRAAEQYGTAFTDRVVGISVGSEDLYRSSPDGVAANAGVGATGAEIEGYIGWLRDWIRGTALEGKPIGHVDTWTAWVRGENAGVAASVDWLGHNSFPYFESTKPNAIEQAPENFWSGVGSTESVAGGKPVFITETGWPHIGPQSGAAVASVDNARQYWSQVGCALFGQRNVWWYTLLDANTAQTNIEFGVTPAGSSRPVFDLTC from the exons ATGTATTTCAAGATCAAGagcgtcatcgccgccggtctggccaccaccaccctgGCCCAGGTCCAGCAGGGGTTCAACTACGGCGCCACGAACGAAGACGGCTCCTGCAGAGGCTACGATGACTTCCGGAGCTACTTCGAGACTGCAAAGGgtcttgccggcgccgggtccTTCACTTCGGCACGCCTCTACACGTCCATCCAGTGCGGCACGGTCAACGACCCGATCTCGGCGTaccaggccgccatcgacaccGACACGTCGATCCTCGTCGGCTTGTGGGCcagcgccggccgcggcgtctACGAGAACGAGCTGAACTCGCTCCTCCGCGCGGCGGAACAGTACGGCACCGCCTTCACcgaccgcgtcgtcggcatctcCGTCGGTTCCGAGGATCTGTACCGGAGCAgccccgacggcgtcgccgccaatgCCGGAGTCGGAGCCACgggcgccgagatcgagggcTACATCGGATGGCTGCGGGATTGGATCCGCGGCACCGCCCTGGAGGGGAAGCCCATCGGCCACGTCGACACGTGGACCGCCTGGGTCCGCGGCGAgaacgccggcgtcgccgcgtcTGTTGATTGGCTCGGCCACAACTCGTTCCCGTACTTCGAGTCCACCAAGCCCAACGCCATCGAGCAGGCGCCCGAAAACTTTTGGTCCGGAGTCGGCAGCACCGAGAGCGTTGCAGGTGGCAAGCCTGTGTTCATCACTGAGACTGGGTGGCCGCACA TCGGCCCTCAGTCGGGCGCTGCAGTCGCTTCTGTCGACAACGCTCGCCAGTACTGGTCTCAGGTTGGATGCGCTCTCTTCGGTCAGCGCAACGTCTGGTGGTACACCCTCCTCGATGCGAACACGGCACAGACCAACATTGAATTTGGTGTGACACCGGCTGGCAGCTCGCGGCCGGTCTTTGACCTGACTTGTTAA
- a CDS encoding Putative Acyl transferase domain superfamily, peptidase S9, prolyl oligopeptidase, catalytic — MGPPKEQSLWRLPSMLVFGPQGRISSEDLTELRSRLTSDEWLSKLYAAAQGLHNFWSNLVRFDSDLAQVAGESCLRDFAEWLSHARPFPCQPSEMPATLAFPINFLFQLCHYGALLRLMNEDNRQGAVLERLGDGGVQGFCVGFLSAITVASSLSEEELIETAVRALRLAVCIGAYVDKDAFYTEPACISVRGRQTETRSEERVAEVLQNFPEAYISAVTDEISVTITVSRNKLAKLKESLTAAGFLVQDVPVNGRFHNSAYAPEVEKLVSVFKGDSDLRFPGPERLRVGVRSATDGKMINQGDLVRHILDNTLLKPVVWYKTLELSTASLSPGPKCIALAGLSNSFPQSLCVEPDLRLLSLRGLTDDHAKTIQDNNINGLGGSHTPPHTPPGYTFGGRVSDWENGHDRYSGTQRKPALPEFPPHSVAIVGMAGRFPGANSVDELWELISTGSSTVTSPPERVGLDQLAEDNSQVRWWGNFIEDHDAFDHKFFNKSAREATACDPQQRKLLEVVYEALESSGYHSADSGVDSTDYGCYIGAVMNNYASNVSCHPPTAYATMGTSRAYFSGAISHHFGWTGPATTIDTACSSSLVAIHTACRAIAAGECSRAVAGGTNVITCPHDYRDLKAAGFLSPTGQCKPFDAGADGYCRGEAVGVVVLKSLDAAIEEKDHIFGVVVGSATNQNPKEGPIVVPNSKAQASLLKKVMDMSGVLSEDVTYVEAHGTGTGVGDPIEVQSLRDAFGGPSRTSTLHFSSIKGNIGHAEAASGAAGLIKTILMMRHEQIPPQASFGTLNPNIPALEPDGMAIPRELMPWNPRDRVACVNNYGAAGSNSVVLIREAPSINYDGTMADLATTPPSKWPLILSAANKASMSTYARKLLDWVRHARAAKSADISITDILFNLAHRANHALGHIAAMPVSDISDLESTVSVIASGEGVLTTSTSPPPPVVLVFGGQEGRFVGLSESVYQSSQIFRQHLDTCQQVSLNLGLDGLYPAIFQQAPVSDLITLHTALFAVQYASARAWIDCGLKVEAVIGHSFGQLTALCVAGVLSLLDALKLVAGRASLVEKHWGGAEAGAMIALHADRKQVDEILHEVRSKAGCVEIACFNGPKNHVVVGSAEAIQDVEAFVASRNQPRTSIRSQKLEVTHGFHSRFTEALLPQLSELAKGLEWKAPTIHLEICSEMQTTQTPDHRLVTEHTRRPVYFQQAVERLMQKYPQATWLEAGRGLSTTHLVQACAQDPGRHSFVAPRLTSSSAQDSLVDATVSLWREGHAVQYWPFHRSQRFQYRHLSLPPYQFQKTRHWLPYIRPASGIEENSPGTQPEEVKNQEFLSLLKGDRSAEAQFRISTQSDRFLALTAGHVMCGQALMPASAYIEVASRAALKLQGDMEATTWTPSIENLAMRAPIGVGLDQKPLDVIMKMKRLDSPEPSWSFSITVKSNPGDDRDSVPTHETTTGSVHLHRRTDSQVAQELRRVDSLIGHRRWEQITTHQDAEGMRGKHIYRAFGQVVEYSDAFKGIKTIACLGSEAAGTVSILPGLDDPPDQRQADTPMIDSFMQFGGFLVNYFNEATSPDSLFVCHHVQRVQFGPAFTPDGKDWFVWANMTSVDQGNLSADVYVSDTHSRKTVFTALGMTFGKISRASLTRMLGGSTARDVESLSALKTRDRGPAARDEVVTPAGEKPPGNNMSKRAEIFRIAASITDIPENELSGEMPLVDIGVDSLGATEMVGDITSTLNVTIDLATFLLFPNINAVIAHVDSQLGLQPRMENEAAKDPQVSMSHGDMNEIAKVTKPKRDNALKSDHSTLPIIRSIQESFDDVRLSFDRLGAGAQALDYWSDIYPDDVRLVLAYTTEAFHKLGCELRNLRPTEPVPEVEGILPRHRQLVRRLYQLLEDENVIKRSASGDYVRTNKTIETTTDEQIFGEIIDKHPLNSPIRHLLQAVGPHLAACLVGGEDARQILFGNRLNKKWLEQLYMEWPMLVTATKLLGDFMLHAFRKTSGSGPLSGPFRILEVGAGTGGTTRHLVDLLTRNGIQFEYCFTDISASLVQKAKTSFADVDGMTFAVLDIEQEPAAELADGFHVIISTNCIHATRNITHSLSNLRKMLREDGALALIEMTAPRPLYVFDVIVGLLEGWWLFEDGRSHALADVDFWARAFTDAGFREVLWSDGATLEAKTVRVLCGFRTTGAPRIPQETRKRNGGSGAGAGDVRIQEVVYKTVGPQEIHADIYCPSIADPARKMPVALMIHGGSHVIFSRKDIRPPQTRIMLDMGLLPVSLDHRLCPETRLVDGPMVDVCEAVEWARTTLPHIELTNTDIKPDPDNVVVVGWSSGGQLALSTGWTTVERGLRPPNAILAFYCPTDYEDDWWQKPIQPIGAEDKGEDYDVLKAVQDKPITNYGIIGAWEPLSDPRIRSDPRARIVLHMNWKAQTLPVVIGGLPSRSLASRERPEIQDWNALTQPPIEEVRRCSPLAQVRSGSYATPTFMVHGTADDLIPWQQSFRTVEEMKTRGVDAQLVLVPEGPHVCDMSHDPESAGWKAVLEAYQWLENHAFSHSRHS; from the exons ATGGGGCCTCCAAAAGAACAGAGTCTCTGGAGACTTCCATCTATGCTTGTGTTTGGACCTCAAGGGCGAATTTCCTCTGAAGATCTTACTGAGCTACGCTCCCGCCTTACCTCAGATGAATGGCTCTCGAAACTGTATGCTGCCGCTCAGGGCTTACATAACTTCTGGTCTAATCTGGTCCGTTTCGACTCGGATCTGGCACAGGTTGCTGGAGAGTCATGTTTGCGTGACTTTGCGGAGTGGTTGTCTCACGCGCGTCCGTTTCCATGCCAACCTTCAGAAATGCCGGCCACTCTTGCGTTTCCGATAAATTTTTTGTTTCAACTGTGTCATTATGGAGCTCTTCTACGGTTGATGAATGAAGACAATAGACAAGGAGCGGTTCTCGAGAGATTAGGGGATGGGGGAGTGCAGGGCTTCTGCGTTGGTTTCCTTTCTGCTATTACCGTCGCCTCTTCTTTGAGTGAGGAGGAACTTATCGAGACTGCCGTCCGCGCTCTACGCTTGGCTGTTTGCATCGGCGCTTATGTCGATAAAGACGCCTTCTATACCGAGCCGGCATGTATCTCCGTTCGTGGAAGACAGACAGAAACAAGAAGTGAAGAAAGGGTTGCAGAGGTCCTTCAAAATTTCCCTGAG GCATACATTTCTGCCGTCACTGATGAGATATCTGTGACAATTACAGTCTCGCGCAACAAACTGGCGAAGTTGAAAGAATCCTTGACAGCTGCTGGGTTTCTTGTCCAAGATGTTCCAGTCAATGGCCGGTTCCATAACTCTGCCTATGCCCCCGAGGTAGAAAAGCTCGTTTCCGTGTTTAAAGGCGATTCCGACCTCCGTTTCCCCGGCCCGGAGCGGTTGCGTGTCGGCGTCCGGTCCGCCACGGACGGGAAAATGATCAACCAAGGAGATCTAGTCCGGCACATCCTGGACAATACCCTGCTTAAGCCTGTGGTTTGGTACAAGACCCTGGAACTCTCCACGGCCTCTTTATCGCCAGGTCCAAAGTGCATTGCCCTAGCAGGCCTCTCAAACAGCTTTCCACAATCGCTATGTGTAGAGCCAGATTTACGCCTTCTGAGCCTGCGCGGCCTTACAGATGACCATGCCAAAACGATCCAAGATAACAACATCAACGGGCTGGGCGGCAGCCATACGCCTCCGCACACACCTCCAGGATACACCTTCGGAGGCCGCGTGTCGGACTGGGAGAATGGTCACGACAGATACTCAGGCACTCAGAGAAAACCAGCACTACCCGAGTTTCCACCCCATTCTGTTGCCATTGTGGGAATGGCAGGAAGGTTTCCAGGCGCCAATTCAGTCGATGAGCTCTGGGAGCTGATATCTACCGGAAGCTCGACGGTGACCAGCCCCCCTGAAAGGGTTGGTCTGGATCAACTCGCAGAAGACAATTCACAAGTGAGATGGTGGGGAAACTTCATTGAAGATCATGATGCATTCGATCACAAGTTCTTCAACAAATCCGCTCGCGAGGCTACGGCATGTGATCCGCAGCAGAGGaagcttctcgaggtcgtctATGAGGCCCTTGAGTCTTCGGGATACCACAGCGCGGATTCGGGAGTCGACTCAACCGACTACGGCTGCtacatcggcgccgtcatgaACAACTACGCGTCCAATGTCAGTTGCCACCCCCCGACGGCTTATGCAACGATGGGGACTTCGCGAGCCTATTTCAGCGGCGCCATCAGCCACCACTTCGGCTGGACtgggccggcgacgacaatcGACACGGCCTGCTCGTCCTCCCTCGTGGCCATTCACACTGCGTGCCGGGCCATCGCGGCAGGCGAGTGCAGCCGCGCCGTTGCGGGCGGTACGAATGTTATCACGTGCCCGCATGATTATCGAGACCTCAAGGCCGCGGGATTTCTCAGTCCAACGGGCCAGTGCAAGCCattcgacgccggcgccgacggttACTGTCGTGGCGAGGCCGTGGGCGTGGTCGTCTTGAAATCGCTGGACGCAGCgatcgaggagaaggaccatatcttcggcgtcgttgtcggcTCGGCCACCAACCAGAATCCCAAGGAGGGCCCTATCGTTGTGCCGAACTCGAAAGCCCAAGCCAGTCTCTTGAAGAAGGTCATGGACATGTCCGGCGTCTTGTCCGAGGACGTTACCTACGTCGAAGCTCATGGCACAGGCACCGGCGTGGGCGATCCGATCGAGGTTCAGAGTCTCCGAGATGCGTTTGGCGGACCATCGAGAACCTCGACACTTCACTTCAGCTCGATCAAGGGGAACATAGGCCATGCCGAAGCTGCGTCTGGGGCTGCCGGCCTGATCAAGACGATTCTCATGATGCGCCATGAACAGATACCGCCTCAGGCGAGTTTTGGCACCTTGAACCCAAACATTCCAGCGCTGGAACCCGATGGGATGGCCATTCCTCGAGAACTGATGCCCTGGAACCCAAGAGACCGCGTTGCTTGTGTCAACAACTACGGAGCGGCTGGGAGCAACTCGGTTGTGCTTATCCGTGAAGCGCCATCAATCAACTATGATGGAACAATGGCAGATTTAGCCACAACGCCGCCCTCCAAATGGCCTTTGATTCTGTCTGCAGCGAATAAGGCATCGATGTCAACGTATGCCCGAAAGCTACTTGATTGGGTTCGACACGCGAGGGCTGCGAAGTCAGCAGACATTTCTATCACGGACATCCTCTTTAACCTTGCTCATCGGGCCAACCATGCCCTGGGACACATCGCGGCGATGCCCGTATCTGACATCTCTGACCTCGAGTCAACAGTCTCTGTGATTGCCTCTGGAGAAGGCGTCTTGACAACAAGtacatcgccgccaccgccggtcGTACTAGTCTTTggagggcaagaaggccGCTTCGTCGGGCTTTCGGAGTCAGTGTACCAGTCGTCGCAAATCTTCCGTCAGCATCTCGACACCTGTCAGCAAGTCTCTTTGAACTTAGGTCTTGATGGACTGTACCCTGCTATATTTCAGCAAGCTCCCGTCTCCGATCTCATCACCCTGCATACTGCTTTGTTTGCCGTTCAATATGCTTCTGCACGTGCGTGGATCGACTGCGGACTCAAGGTGGAGGCGGTCATAGGGCATAGCTTCGGCCAACTGACCGCCCTCTGTGTTGCTGGCGTGTTGTCTCTTCTCGATGCGCTAAAGCTAGTTGCTGGCAGAGCTTCGCTCGTGGAGAAGCACTGGGGCGGTGCAGAAGCCGGCGCAATGATCGCTTTACATGCTGATCGAAAGCAAGTTGACGAGATACTCCATGAGGTGAGGAGCAAGGCGGGTTGTGTCGAGATTGCTTGCTTCAATGGCCCCAAAAACCACGTTGTAGTTGGCTCTGCCGAGGCTATTCAAGACGTGGAAGCTTTCGTTGCCAGCAGAAACCAACCGCGAACCTCCATCCGCAGCCAAAAACTAGAGGTTACGCATGGTTTCCACTCAAGATTCACAGAAGCTTTACTGCCTCAACTATCAGAGCTTGCAAAAGGCTTGGAGTGGAAGGCTCCGACCATCCATCTCGAGATTTGCAGCGAAATGCAGACCACCCAAACGCCCGACCATCGACTAGTGACCGAGCATACCAGACGCCCAGTATATTTTCAACAGGCTGTCGAGAGACTCATGCAGAAGTATCCGCAGGCTACCTGGCTGGAAGCTGGACGTGGGCTTTCAACCACACACTTGGTTCAAGCATGTGCCCAGGATCCTGGGCGTCACTCGTTCGTGGCTCCACGATTGACTTCATCAAGTGCGCAGGATTCTCTTGTCGACGCCACAGTCAGTCTCTGGAGAGAAGGCCACGCTGTGCAGTACTGGCCGTTCCATCGAAGCCAACGGTTTCAGTACCGGCATCTCAGCCTGCCGCCATATCAGTTCCAGAAGACCCGACATTGGCTCCCTTATATCAGACCAGCATCTGGCATTGAAGAGAACTCCCCTGGCACACAACCTGAAGAAGTGAAGAACCAAGAATTCCTGTCCCTTCTCAAAGGTGACAGGTCTGCAGAAGCACAGTTTCGCATCTCGACTCAAAGTGACCGCTTTCTAGCCTTAACTGCAGGCCATGTCATGTGCGGCCAGGCTCTTATGCCGGCCTCAGCATACATCGAGGTTGCGTCAAGGGCCGCCCTCAAGCTTCAAGGGGATATGGAAGCCACGACCTGGACTCCTTCCATCGAGAACCTTGCAATGCGGGCGCCTATAGGGGTTGGCTTGGATCAAAAACCACTCGATGTCATCATGAAAATGAAACGTCTTGATAGCCCAGAGCCATCGTGGTCTTTTTCGATCACGGTAAAGTCAAACCCAGGTGATGATCGGGACTCTGTCCCAACTCACGAAACTACAACCGGATCTGTGCACCTACATCGGCGTACAGATTCCCAAGTCGCGCAAGAGTTAAGACGGGTTGACTCGTTGAtcggccaccgccgctggGAGCAGATCACGACCCATCAAGATGCCGAGGGGATGCGCGGAAAGCACATTTACCGGGCGTTCGGCCAGGTGGTGGAGTACTCGGATGCTTTCAAGGGTATCAAGACCATCGCCTGTTTGGGAAGTGAAGCCGCAGGAACAGTTAGCATCTTGCCCGGCCTTGACGACCCGCCAGATCAACGTCAGGCCGATACGCCCATGATCGACAGCTTCATGCAGTTTGGCGGGTTCTTGGTCAACTATTTCAACGAAGCCACATCGCCGGACAGCCTCTTCGTCTGCCATCACGTCCAACGCGTGCAGTTCGGACCGGCGTTCACCCCGGACGGCAAAGATTGGTTCGTTTGGGCAAACATGACCTCTGTCGACCAGGGCAACCTGTCGGCCGACGTGTACGTTTCAGACACGCACAGTAGAAAGACGGTGTTCACGGCGCTGGGTATGACCTTTGGAAAGATATCCCGCGCCTCGCTCACGCGAATGCTGGGTGGTTCTACTGCTCGCGACGTGGAGTCTTTGAGCGCGTTGAAGACTAGGGACAGAGGACCAGCGGCGAGAGACGAGGTGGTCACTCCGGCCGGCGAGAAACCCCCCGGGAACAACATGAGCAAACGAGCAGAGATTTTCCGCATCGCGGCTAGCATCACTGATATCCCCGAGAACGAACTATCTGGGGAGATGCCCTTAGTCGATATTGGGGTGGACTCGTTGGGGGCAACCGAGATGGTTGGCGACATTACCTCAACCTTGAACGTGACCATCGACCTGGCCACGTTCCTGCTCTTCCCAAATATCAATGCCGTAATTGCTCATGTGGACAGCCAGCTGGGGTTGCAACCACGGATGGAGAATGAAGCCGCAAAAGACCCCCAAGTCTCGATGTCTCATGGAGACATGAATGAGATCGCTAAGGTCACAAAGCCAAAGAGAGACAACGCACTCAAGTCGGATCACTCGACCCTGCCGATCATCAGGTCCATTCAAGAATCTTTCGACGATGTCCGTCTCAGTTTTGACCGCCTCGGAGCAGGGGCCCAGGCCCTGGACTACTGGTCTGACATATACCCTGATGATGTCCGCCTTGTCCTGGCATATACCACAGAGGCGTTCCACAAACTGGGCTGTGAATTGCGGAATCTGAGACCAACAGAGCCTGTACCTGAAGTTGAGGGCATTCtgcctcgacatcgacagCTTGTGCGGCGATTGTACCAGCTCCTGGAAGATGAAAATGTGATCAAAAGGTCTGCCAGCGGTGACTACGTCAGAACAAACAAGACTATAGAGACCACAACCGATGAGCAGATTTTCGGCGAGATTATCGACAAACATCCGCTGAACAGTCCGATCCGTCACCTCTTGCAGGCCGTGGGGCCACATCTCGCAGCCTGTCTCGTGGGGGGCGAGGACGCGCGCCAAATCTTGTTCGGTAACCGACTGAACAAGAAGTGGCTGGAGCAGCTGTACATGGAGTGGCCGATGCTTGTCACGGCAACGAAGCTTCTCGGAGATTTTATGCTCCACGCCTTCAGGAAGACCAGCGGCTCAGGGCCCCTATCCGGCCCCTTTCGCATCTTGGAGGTTGGAGCGGGAACAGGGGGCACGACGCGCCATTTAGTCGATCTCCTCACCAGAAACGGTATCCAGTTTGAGTACTGCTTCACCGACATTTCCGCGTCACTCGTACAAAAGGCCAAGACGTCGTTTGCAGACGTTGACGGTATGACCTTTGCCGTTCTGGACATCGAGCAGGAACCCgcggccgagctcgccgacgggttCCATGTCATCATATCGACAAACTGCATCCATGCCACCAGAAACATCACGCATAGCCTCTCCAACCTGCGCAAGATGCTccgcgaggacggcgcgcTCGCGCTGAtcgagatgacggcgccgcgccCGCTTTACGTGTTCGACGTGATCGTCGGTCTCCTGGAGGGGTGGTGGTTATTCGAAGACGGCCGCTCGCACGCGCTGGCTGACGTGGACTTTTGGGCGCGTGCATTCACAGACGCAGGGTTCCGGGAGGTTCTCTGGTCTGACGGGGCGACGCTCGAGGCCAAGACCGTTCGTGTCTTGTGTGGGTTCCGGACGACGGGTGCTCCGCGGATCCCACAGGAAACGAGGAAAAGGAACGGTGGGAGTGGCGCGGGAGCGGGCGACGTCCGTATACAAGAGGTGGTCTACAAGACTGTGGGACCGCAGGAGATCCACGCGGACATATACTGTCCCTCAATTGCAGACCcagcgaggaagatgccAGTTG CTCTAATGATACACGGCGGGAGTCACGTGATTTTCTCACGGAAGGATATCAGACCACCTCAGACGCGCATCATGCTGGACATGGGGCTTCTCCCAGTGAGTCTAGACCACCGGCTCTGTCCAGAAACACGGTTGGTCGATGGCCCCATGGTCGATGTCTGCGAAGCCGTTGAGTGGGCGAGGACAACGCTCCCACACATCGAGCTCACGAACACCGACATCAAGCCTGACCCAGACAACGTTGTTGTCGTGGGATGGTCCTCGGGAGGCCAGCTGGCGTTGTCGACTGGGTGGACGACGGTGGAAAGGGGACTTCGACCCCCTAACGCTATCCTGGCGTTCTACTGTCCAACTGACTATGAAGATGATT GGTGGCAAAAGCCCATCCAGCCCATTGGGGCCGAGGACAAGGGGGAAGACTATGATGTGCTGAAAGCAGTCCAAGATAAGCCG ATCACGAACTACGGCATCATCGGTGCATGGGAGCCCCTTTCCGACCCTCGCATCCGCAGTGATCCCCGCGCTCGCATTGTCTTGCACATGAACTGGAAAGCCCAGACGCTACCTGTCGTCATAGGAGGCCTACCCAGCAGGAGCCTGGCCTCCAGGGAGCGACCCGAAATTCAAGACTGGAATGCATTGACGCAGCCTCCGATAGAGGAGGTCCGACGATGCAGCCCCTTAGCCCAGGTCCGCAGCGGCAGCTATGCGACGCCGACATTCATGGTCCACGGCACGGCTGATGACTTGATTCCCTGGCAGCAGTCCTTCCGCACTGTTGAAGAAATGAAGACTCGTGGTGTCGATGCCCAGTTGGTCTTGGTGCCGGAGGGCCCGCACGTTTGTGACATGAGCCATGATCCGGAGTCGGCGGGCTGGAAGGCAGTGCTGGAGGCCTACCAGTGGCTTGAAAACCACGCCTTTTCCCACTCTCGTCATAGTTGA